One Ignavibacterium album JCM 16511 genomic region harbors:
- the mnmA gene encoding tRNA 2-thiouridine(34) synthase MnmA, which translates to MKVAVLLSGGVDSSVALRLLKDEEHDVTAFYLKIWLQDEFSFLGDCPWEEDLNFATAVCKQANVPLEVLPLQTEYWENVVSYTIAEIKEGRTPNPDMFCNRLIKFGEFYNKIDKSFEKVASGHYARVEKSDNKYLLKTSPDPIKDQTYFLAYLTQEQLSRALFPIGKFTKKQIRALAKNYQLPNMERKDSQGICFLGRISFNEFIKHHLGELPGAIVEMETNQIRGKHKGYYFYTIGQRSGLGLGGGPWYVVKKDVKNNIIYISKQDYHNRARKEFAVTKFNWIADKPTSGENLKVKIRHGAKFYNCVLEYEDNNGRVILSQEDQGIAPGQFAVFYKDDVCLGGSIISE; encoded by the coding sequence ATGAAAGTTGCCGTTTTATTATCAGGTGGAGTTGATAGCTCAGTTGCACTTCGTCTGCTTAAAGATGAGGAACACGATGTGACAGCATTTTATCTTAAAATCTGGTTACAGGATGAATTCTCATTTCTTGGCGATTGTCCCTGGGAAGAAGATTTAAACTTTGCAACAGCGGTTTGCAAACAAGCAAATGTTCCGCTTGAAGTTTTGCCTTTGCAAACTGAGTATTGGGAAAATGTTGTTTCATACACAATAGCAGAAATCAAAGAGGGAAGAACACCCAACCCTGATATGTTCTGCAATCGGTTAATAAAATTTGGTGAGTTCTATAACAAGATTGATAAGTCATTTGAAAAAGTTGCAAGCGGACATTATGCACGAGTTGAGAAATCAGATAATAAATACCTGCTTAAAACTTCTCCCGACCCAATTAAAGATCAAACATACTTTCTTGCTTACTTAACTCAGGAACAATTATCAAGAGCTTTGTTTCCAATCGGAAAATTCACAAAGAAGCAGATAAGAGCGCTTGCAAAAAATTATCAGCTTCCGAATATGGAACGAAAGGATAGTCAGGGAATTTGCTTTCTTGGAAGAATAAGTTTTAATGAATTTATAAAACATCATCTTGGTGAATTGCCCGGCGCTATTGTTGAAATGGAAACAAATCAGATTAGAGGAAAACATAAAGGATATTATTTCTATACTATCGGACAGCGTTCTGGTTTGGGTTTGGGCGGAGGTCCATGGTATGTAGTGAAAAAAGATGTAAAGAATAATATAATTTATATCTCGAAACAGGATTATCACAACAGAGCAAGAAAAGAATTTGCTGTTACAAAGTTTAATTGGATTGCTGATAAACCTACGAGTGGAGAAAATTTAAAAGTTAAAATTCGTCACGGAGCAAAGTTTTATAATTGTGTTCTTGAATATGAAGATAATAATGGAAGAGTAATTTTAAGTCAGGAAGATCAGGGGATTGCACCCGGACAATTTGCTGTGTTCTATAAAGATGATGTCTGTTTGGGTGGAAGTATAATCTCTGAGTGA
- a CDS encoding S1 family peptidase has translation MKNTKRAFIVSIILMSLFHLSCSTVTYDSIYPALKDGQYDSEFPYRSTSNELEKISNAIQRIISSAFYRVYVFPIDANITLEELGGQKLEKLAEKVILIDNSSSGTALVIYSENGNVALVTCSHTINFPDTLIAYKADTKGNPTKFIESISIKERQVVYVAGFPEGSTVDILLDDPKTDIAILGRKYGVQSGVRFPSFKFKLGRAKDLEWGTFVYLLGFPMNNKMITKGIVSSPNKDEIGSFLVDAVINPGFSGGIVLAIRDGVPNFELVGIVQSVPEEKEEMLYPDITDKAAKYNPVIPYKGEIYVKKHSSIRYGITRIIPVEALIKLIEENKSYLVKEGFPIFQ, from the coding sequence ATGAAAAACACCAAACGAGCTTTCATTGTTTCTATTATTTTAATGTCACTCTTTCATCTAAGTTGCTCAACAGTAACTTATGATTCAATTTATCCTGCTCTTAAAGACGGACAGTATGACAGTGAATTTCCATATCGTTCAACATCGAATGAGCTGGAGAAAATAAGTAATGCTATTCAGAGAATTATTTCCTCTGCGTTCTACAGAGTTTATGTTTTTCCAATTGATGCAAACATTACTCTTGAAGAATTGGGCGGGCAGAAACTTGAAAAGCTTGCAGAGAAAGTAATTCTGATTGATAATTCAAGCTCAGGAACGGCATTAGTCATATATTCTGAAAATGGAAATGTGGCATTAGTTACATGTTCTCACACAATAAATTTTCCGGACACATTAATCGCATACAAAGCTGACACAAAAGGCAATCCCACAAAATTTATCGAATCCATTTCTATCAAAGAAAGACAGGTTGTTTATGTAGCAGGATTTCCGGAAGGCAGCACAGTTGATATTCTTTTAGATGATCCAAAGACCGATATAGCAATCCTCGGACGGAAATACGGTGTACAAAGCGGAGTTCGTTTTCCCTCATTTAAATTCAAACTGGGCAGAGCAAAAGATCTTGAGTGGGGAACATTTGTCTATCTTCTTGGCTTTCCCATGAACAATAAAATGATTACAAAAGGAATAGTAAGTAGTCCTAACAAAGATGAGATTGGCTCTTTCCTTGTTGATGCAGTAATTAATCCGGGATTCAGCGGAGGAATTGTACTTGCTATAAGAGATGGCGTTCCGAATTTTGAGTTGGTTGGAATTGTTCAATCCGTTCCGGAAGAAAAAGAGGAAATGCTTTATCCGGATATAACTGACAAAGCTGCAAAGTACAATCCTGTTATTCCGTATAAAGGAGAAATTTATGTAAAAAAACATTCATCAATCAGGTATGGAATAACAAGAATAATTCCCGTTGAAGCACTGATAAAGTTGATCGAGGAAAATAAAAGTTATCTTGTAAAGGAAGGTTTCCCGATATTTCAGTGA